A single genomic interval of Arctopsyche grandis isolate Sample6627 chromosome 8, ASM5162203v2, whole genome shotgun sequence harbors:
- the LOC143915706 gene encoding uncharacterized protein LOC143915706, which produces MRDPLHIERSSSTTRHTPPQHHHHHHHQGPVRPHERRHAETGGSATTPPRATTTHSPARSIINHIDAPAAPAAPPTDISLGRAAPPQHRIASARPSDQPPSCSRRHRPRIYRPFRAVHLCTQRMTHVNNFFSPT; this is translated from the coding sequence atgcgcgatccactacacatagaacggtcatccagcaccacaagacatacaccacctcagcaccatcatcatcatcatcatcaaggccccgtccgtccccacgagcgtcgtcacgccgagacgggcggtagcgctacaacacctccacgagccacaacgactcacagtccagctcggagtatcatcaaccacatcgatgcccctgccgcccccgccgccccaccaaccgacatcagcctcggaagagcggcgccgccgcagcatcgcatcgcatcggcgcgaccatcggaccagccaccgtcctgctcgcgacgtcaccgccctcgaatctaccgaccattcagggcggtacacctatgtacacagcggatgacccacgtcaacaattttttttctcccacgtaa